One genomic region from Sphingomonas paeninsulae encodes:
- the purE gene encoding 5-(carboxyamino)imidazole ribonucleotide mutase, which translates to MGSQSDWATMMACAETLDALGVAYETRIVSAHRTPDRLFEYAKSAASRGLKVIVAGAGGAAHLPGMAASMTRLPVLGVPIESKSLKGMDSLLSIVQMPGGIPVGTLAIGRPGAINAGLLAASILALSDNALAEKLDAWRSDQTASVADRPI; encoded by the coding sequence ATGGGTAGCCAGTCCGATTGGGCTACGATGATGGCGTGCGCAGAAACGCTCGACGCGCTGGGCGTCGCCTATGAAACACGCATCGTGTCGGCTCATCGCACACCTGATAGATTGTTCGAATATGCGAAGAGTGCCGCATCGCGCGGCCTGAAGGTGATCGTTGCGGGCGCGGGTGGCGCGGCGCATCTTCCCGGCATGGCGGCATCGATGACAAGGCTTCCGGTGCTTGGCGTGCCGATCGAATCGAAATCGTTGAAGGGCATGGATAGCCTGTTGTCGATTGTGCAGATGCCTGGCGGGATTCCCGTGGGGACGCTGGCGATCGGTCGTCCGGGCGCAATTAATGCCGGGCTGCTTGCGGCGTCCATCCTCGCACTGTCGGACAATGCCTTGGCGGAAAAGCTCGATGCATGGCGCAGCGATCAGACGGCAAGCGTGGCTGACCGTCCCATATGA